Proteins encoded by one window of Calidithermus timidus DSM 17022:
- the csaB gene encoding polysaccharide pyruvyl transferase CsaB yields MVVALSGYYGFHNAGDEALLEAIVQELKARGHTPLVLSKNPAETQQLYGVRAVRRAHPLEVWRALGEADLLLSGGGTLLQDKTSSASLWYYLTIIRMARVRGKPVHVFNQSLGPLSPKGERAVQRVLKGVQLFMRDRDSLEYARRLGLQAELGADCAMLLSPPPVEREPRMVTLVPRAGFDEANRTLAQTAERLRELGYEVVVLAMQPGHDEDALEFFPGFTAELAWDPRRVFYVLAQSAYVISIRLHGVILAAAAGTPFAGLSYDPKVAGFCRDAKAPFQEIPGEAGYFVRMVEHNVQPDWSAVEEMKGRASASFDRVLSGPRDRKIASSRN; encoded by the coding sequence ATGGTGGTCGCGCTGAGCGGGTATTACGGCTTTCACAACGCGGGAGACGAAGCCCTCCTGGAAGCCATCGTGCAGGAGCTCAAGGCGCGGGGGCACACCCCGCTGGTGCTTTCCAAAAACCCAGCCGAGACCCAGCAGCTCTACGGGGTGCGGGCGGTCAGGCGCGCCCATCCCCTCGAGGTCTGGCGGGCGCTGGGCGAGGCCGACCTGCTCTTGTCGGGTGGCGGAACCCTTCTGCAGGACAAGACTTCCTCGGCCAGTCTGTGGTACTACCTCACCATCATCCGCATGGCCAGGGTGCGGGGCAAGCCGGTTCACGTATTCAACCAGTCGCTCGGCCCCCTTTCCCCTAAGGGCGAGCGGGCCGTGCAGCGTGTGCTCAAGGGCGTTCAGCTCTTCATGCGTGACCGCGACTCGCTCGAGTACGCCCGGCGGCTGGGCTTGCAGGCCGAATTAGGCGCCGACTGCGCGATGCTGCTCAGCCCACCTCCCGTGGAGCGCGAGCCGAGAATGGTGACGCTGGTACCCAGGGCGGGTTTCGACGAAGCCAACCGCACCCTAGCCCAAACCGCCGAGCGGCTGCGGGAGTTGGGCTACGAGGTGGTGGTCCTGGCGATGCAGCCGGGGCACGACGAGGATGCGCTGGAGTTCTTCCCGGGCTTCACCGCCGAGCTGGCCTGGGACCCCCGCCGGGTGTTCTACGTGCTGGCCCAGTCGGCCTACGTGATCTCGATCCGGTTGCACGGGGTGATCCTGGCCGCCGCCGCCGGAACCCCTTTCGCCGGGTTGTCCTATGACCCCAAGGTGGCCGGCTTCTGCCGCGACGCCAAGGCCCCATTCCAGGAGATCCCGGGCGAGGCTGGCTACTTCGTACGGATGGTCGAGCACAACGTTCAGCCCGACTGGAGCGCGGTCGAGGAGATGAAAGGCCGGGCCAGCGCCAGCTTCGACCGGGTGCTCTCAGGGCCGCGCGACCGCAAGATCGCTTCCTCGCGGAATTAG
- a CDS encoding DEAD/DEAH box helicase, which yields MLPKELADYDSYAQWLRDIEGYADQLSFVRLLGADPPRRVDYAGEFAGVLEALSLKPFAHQAEALRALDGGSVVLATSTASGKSLVFQVPVLKALLEGNTAILMYPTKALAHDQLERLRAMGEVLGLTERIFPYDGDTQDKERRLARSRGLAILTNPDMLHFGLLPRHAEWAEFLSRLRYVVIDELHAYRGVFGTHTALILRRLLRLARHYGASPQVIAASATIANPDEHAENLTGQPFRAVRASVARAEREFAVWTPKALDKEGRTRRSPNIEAALLARHAAESGIRALVFTNARRTAELVARYAAHEAVRPYRAGYTAKERRALELGLKSGKIRVLVSTSALELGLDIGELDAVFLLGYPGSLSAFWQRAGRAGRGDRRALVVWIPREDPLDEYFRERPELLLGSPPESAVADPANPVLYPLHLHCAARELPLEPSEPLYLPWLANGLLEQHGRLYTPKRNPHRDLILRGLGTTFTLKDSQGHTLGTLDERQAYWEAHPGAVYLHAGESYLVRNLDVEKREIVLLPGLEDYYTQPRAQTDIEVLGGEELLPGVWVGPVILRERVTGYVKKRFVSETVLEEVMLMMPELSFQTEAVWFHPLAETAVHPSPLPGEAGMSEALVPSAIHALEHTMIGLLPLFVLAERSDVGGVSYPFYPHPLASGAGPTVFIYDGYPGGVGYARAAARQFPAWIKATRDLLERCPCEGGCPRCVLSPKCGNGNQYLDKAAALWLAEALASRHNRLRKPN from the coding sequence ATGCTTCCCAAAGAACTCGCCGACTATGACAGCTATGCCCAGTGGCTCCGCGACATCGAAGGCTACGCGGACCAGCTGAGCTTCGTGCGCTTGCTGGGGGCCGACCCACCGCGGAGGGTGGACTACGCGGGCGAGTTCGCGGGGGTGCTCGAGGCGCTGAGCCTGAAGCCCTTCGCCCACCAGGCCGAGGCCCTGAGGGCCTTGGATGGGGGGTCCGTCGTGCTGGCGACCTCGACTGCCTCGGGCAAGAGCCTGGTGTTTCAGGTGCCTGTACTCAAAGCGCTGCTCGAGGGGAACACAGCCATACTGATGTACCCCACCAAGGCCCTGGCCCACGACCAGCTAGAGCGCCTGCGGGCCATGGGCGAGGTCTTGGGGCTCACCGAGCGCATCTTTCCCTACGACGGCGACACCCAGGACAAGGAACGCCGATTGGCGAGGTCTCGAGGGCTGGCGATCCTGACCAACCCCGACATGCTGCACTTTGGCCTGCTGCCGCGCCATGCGGAGTGGGCCGAGTTTCTCAGCCGGTTGCGCTACGTGGTCATCGACGAGTTGCACGCCTACCGAGGTGTCTTCGGCACCCACACCGCGCTCATCCTGCGGCGGCTGCTGCGCCTTGCCCGGCACTACGGGGCCAGCCCCCAGGTCATCGCCGCCAGCGCCACCATCGCCAACCCCGACGAGCACGCCGAGAACCTGACCGGCCAGCCTTTCCGAGCGGTGCGGGCCAGCGTGGCGAGGGCCGAGCGGGAGTTCGCGGTGTGGACCCCCAAGGCCCTGGACAAGGAGGGTCGGACCCGGCGCAGCCCCAACATCGAGGCGGCACTCCTGGCCCGCCACGCCGCCGAAAGCGGCATCAGGGCGCTGGTGTTCACCAACGCTCGGCGCACCGCCGAGCTGGTGGCCCGCTACGCCGCACACGAGGCGGTCAGACCCTACCGCGCAGGTTACACCGCCAAGGAGCGCCGCGCCCTCGAGCTGGGCCTCAAGAGCGGGAAGATCCGGGTGCTGGTGAGCACCAGTGCCCTCGAGTTGGGCCTGGACATCGGCGAGCTGGACGCGGTGTTCTTGCTGGGCTACCCCGGCTCCTTGAGCGCCTTCTGGCAGCGCGCCGGGCGGGCGGGGCGGGGCGACCGCCGCGCCTTGGTGGTCTGGATTCCCCGCGAGGACCCCCTGGACGAGTATTTCCGCGAGCGCCCCGAGTTGCTGCTGGGCAGCCCGCCCGAGTCGGCGGTGGCCGACCCTGCCAACCCCGTGCTCTACCCCCTGCACCTGCACTGCGCCGCTCGAGAGCTGCCCCTCGAGCCCAGCGAGCCTCTCTACCTGCCCTGGCTAGCCAACGGGCTGCTCGAGCAGCACGGCAGGCTCTACACCCCCAAGCGCAACCCCCATCGCGACCTGATTTTGAGGGGGCTGGGCACCACCTTCACCCTCAAGGACAGCCAGGGCCATACCCTGGGTACCCTCGACGAGCGGCAGGCTTACTGGGAGGCCCACCCCGGCGCGGTCTACCTGCACGCGGGCGAGAGCTACCTGGTGCGCAACCTTGATGTGGAAAAGCGCGAGATCGTGCTGCTGCCGGGCCTGGAGGACTACTACACCCAGCCCCGCGCCCAGACCGACATCGAGGTGCTCGGCGGCGAGGAGTTGTTGCCGGGGGTGTGGGTGGGGCCGGTGATCCTGCGCGAACGGGTGACGGGCTACGTCAAGAAGCGCTTCGTGAGCGAGACCGTACTGGAAGAGGTCATGCTGATGATGCCCGAGCTTAGCTTCCAGACCGAGGCAGTTTGGTTCCACCCGCTGGCCGAGACCGCCGTCCATCCCTCTCCCCTGCCCGGCGAGGCGGGCATGTCGGAGGCGCTGGTGCCCTCGGCCATCCACGCCCTCGAGCACACCATGATCGGCCTGCTGCCCCTGTTCGTGCTGGCTGAGCGCTCCGACGTGGGCGGGGTGAGCTACCCCTTCTACCCCCACCCGCTGGCCTCGGGCGCCGGGCCCACCGTCTTCATCTACGACGGCTACCCCGGCGGGGTGGGCTACGCGCGGGCCGCGGCGCGTCAGTTCCCGGCCTGGATCAAGGCCACGCGGGATTTGCTGGAGCGCTGCCCCTGCGAGGGCGGCTGCCCGCGCTGTGTGCTCTCCCCCAAGTGCGGCAACGGCAACCAGTACCTCGACAAGGCCGCCGCCCTCTGGCTGGCCGAGGCCCTGGCAAGCCGCCACAACCGGCTACGAAAGCCAAATTGA
- the mnmE gene encoding tRNA uridine-5-carboxymethylaminomethyl(34) synthesis GTPase MnmE: protein MALPSLNEPIAAIATPPGKGAVGIVRLSGVGALEVAQKVWRGRDLRGMEGGRFTLGLILHPESREVLDEALALVFRAPNSYTGQDAVEFQTHGSPAVLRQVLQALLSAGARPAQPGEFTLRAYLNGRMDLAQAESVLALVESESEAARRQALRGLSKELSARIEGMAQELLDLLAHIQALLDYPEEGVEAHKAREILERVLLEAEHLLATAPAGRIAQKGARLALVGAPNAGKSSLLNALLGYERAIVTPIPGTTRDYLEAPLEIAGVPIVAIDTAGLRQTDDVVEKSGVERALNIAQEADLVLYLADRSQPRADTPDLLARLPQERVIRLATKADLPPAWHDPAFLPVSSASGEGIPALLESIHQRLLGQAPEGEVWISNERHAQALTEAKEHLLDALAAPEDLMGLSIQAALEALNHILGKDVPEEVIDRVFRNFCVGK, encoded by the coding sequence ATGGCCCTGCCATCGCTCAATGAACCCATCGCCGCCATCGCCACCCCACCCGGCAAGGGGGCTGTCGGCATCGTGCGGCTTTCGGGGGTGGGGGCGCTCGAGGTCGCCCAGAAGGTCTGGCGAGGGCGCGACCTGCGGGGAATGGAGGGGGGCCGCTTCACGCTGGGCCTGATCCTGCACCCCGAAAGCCGCGAGGTGCTCGACGAGGCCTTAGCGCTGGTATTCCGCGCGCCCAACTCCTACACCGGCCAGGACGCCGTGGAGTTCCAAACCCACGGCTCGCCTGCAGTGCTGCGGCAGGTTCTGCAGGCCCTGCTCAGCGCCGGAGCCCGCCCTGCCCAGCCGGGGGAGTTCACCCTGCGGGCCTACCTCAACGGGCGCATGGACCTGGCCCAGGCCGAGTCGGTGTTGGCGCTGGTGGAGTCGGAGTCGGAGGCAGCGCGGCGTCAGGCTCTGCGCGGGCTCTCCAAGGAGCTCTCCGCGCGCATCGAGGGGATGGCGCAGGAGCTGCTCGACCTGCTGGCGCACATCCAGGCTCTGCTGGACTATCCCGAAGAAGGAGTGGAGGCGCACAAGGCCCGAGAGATCCTCGAGCGCGTCCTCCTCGAGGCCGAGCACCTCCTCGCCACCGCGCCCGCCGGGCGCATCGCCCAGAAGGGTGCGCGGCTGGCCCTGGTAGGCGCGCCCAACGCTGGAAAGTCCAGCCTGCTCAACGCGCTGCTGGGCTACGAGCGGGCCATCGTGACCCCCATCCCCGGTACCACGCGCGACTACCTCGAGGCCCCGCTCGAGATCGCCGGGGTGCCCATCGTGGCCATAGACACCGCCGGTCTGCGCCAAACCGACGACGTGGTGGAGAAAAGCGGCGTCGAGCGAGCCCTCAATATCGCCCAGGAAGCCGACTTGGTGCTCTACCTGGCCGATCGGAGCCAACCCCGTGCCGACACACCCGACCTGCTGGCCCGCCTCCCCCAGGAGCGCGTCATCCGCCTCGCCACCAAGGCCGACCTGCCCCCGGCCTGGCACGACCCCGCCTTCTTGCCGGTCTCGAGCGCCAGTGGCGAGGGAATACCCGCGCTGCTGGAGAGCATCCACCAGCGGCTGTTGGGCCAGGCCCCCGAGGGCGAGGTCTGGATCAGCAACGAACGCCACGCCCAGGCCCTCACCGAGGCCAAAGAGCACCTGCTGGACGCGCTGGCCGCCCCCGAAGACCTGATGGGGCTTTCCATCCAGGCCGCGCTCGAGGCCCTCAACCACATCCTGGGCAAGGACGTGCCGGAAGAGGTCATCGACCGGGTGTTTCGCAACTTCTGCGTAGGGAAGTAG